DNA sequence from the Ferrimicrobium sp. genome:
CATCAAGGTCAAGCTCTTCGTCAAGCTCGTCGTCGATTACGAGTTCATCATCAAGGTCGAGTTCATCATCAGCGACAGCCTCATCATCGAACTCGTCGTCGAGCTCTTCATCACTGGCATCCACCGGCGTCTGACTCTTGGTCTCTTTTTCTCGACTAGCCATCTCTACCTCTTTCACTTGTGCGTTGCATCTTTCAATTCGGCAATGCTAACCAGTTTGGAGGTCGTTTAGTTCCTCAAAATGACCTATTTTTGAAGTTTTTGGATCGTGCGCTGTTCTTGGGCCTTTCGGCCCAGGATGTGGTCATCCAAATCAACGAATTGCATGCTCGCGGCGATCCGGTGATGACCCACCGATTCAAGCAACCGATACATCTCCTGGGCTATCTTACGATAGACCGGGTGCCCCTGAGGCTGGGAACGCAACTCCACCATATGCAACAACTCCCTAGCATTGAGCCGCAGCGCAAAGCGGACGCGAGCCGCCATCGGCAATACCATTCTGGCCGAAGCGCGCAGATCATCGCGGACATCGTCCGCGAACCGGAACGCATCGCCAAACACGGGATCGATGCGCTCCAGTAGCCCCTCCTCGATCAGCCGCTCATCAACCTGGTAACCTCCGACGTGAACAGGATCCTGTTCAAGCAGTGTCAAGAGTCGATGTCTAGCGAGGTCACGGTATGACCCGTAGTCGGTCTCGATCTCAAAGGTGTAGGCAGTCATCTCCCATGCGCGCGATGGCTTGTGCCGTCGGTTATCGCGGTCGCCTACATACGCGTCAAAGAGCTCCGACAACTGGGCTTCAGAGAACTCTCGAGCACGCCGCCGACAGGCTGCAAACTCCAGCCCACTGCGCTCATAGAGCATCCAAGCAATGACCTCTTGCTCTCCGTTGGGATCGGCCTCGAGTAAGCGCACAAGAGGCGCAGCAAAAGGTGTTGGCGGCTCCGTGAGGGCTCGGGGCAACAGCCGATCGATGACCGCCTCCATCCCGACTCCACGCTCGGCAAGGTAGCTAGTCCATCGACCACCGCGCTCGGGCCTGTCCATCCGTGCCACGAGTGGACCCAAAACCTTGGCGACTTCGCGGGCGATCTCATCGGCGATCAACCGGCTCTCAACTGATCCAATGGCACGAAGACGCACCACCAAATACTCCAGCGCTTGGGCGCTACCGACGATGCCGACATTCGTCATCGTCGCCATCGGGAGGCAACCCCGAGCGATATCGAGCGCAGCCGCTCGTGCCGCGCGTATACTTGCTACATCTTCTTGGGGCAGCCCCTCGACAAACCGAGCAAACATGATGTCATAGACTGATGCGTAGAGTGCGAACTCCTGGGCAACGATACGTTGATAGTGAAGGCCTAGTTCGCCATCGAGCTCCTCGGGCACCACAACCCGGAAACTTCCATCCGGGCGCAATGACGCAAGGTTGACATAGCGCGTCGATTGCTCCAGAAACGACAAGAGTCGGTGCCGCTCCATCGTCCTCGTTAAAACGGTGGAGACCTGCTCAACAGCGACGTGGGCGACCCCCAACTGAGCGACCGAGTCATCACCGTATTCCCCAATGACCTTCCCCATGAGTGCCCGCGTCCGAGACGTGTCCCCAAGGCTGGAACCTGCTCCAGCATCGCTGAGGTCGTCTGCGAACTCATCCAAGAAGATCCGTCTGAGCGACTTATTTGACCGTGAGTACCTGGCGAACAGCGCAGCCGCAAGCTCCTGGGGAACGTTGTGGATGCAAAACACTGGCCCATCGAGGTTCGTCACGTATCGTTCCAGCACACTGCGTTCTTGATCGGTAAACATTTCGGGGAGGTAATTTGTCACGCCGCCAGCCTAACGATCAAGCACCCGTGAGGAGGCAGGTCCGTCATCCTCTTCGTGGACGACGACAACGGATTGATGACCCAAGGAGATCAACTTGGTCCTATGCCCTGGCCTTTGATGGTTTCTAAAGGCTACAAACCAACCACATCGACGTCCGGCTCCCCGCCAAACTGACCAACCTGATCATCGGGCACCGTGACCTCCGACGAAAGTGCAACGATGCCACGCACAATGGAGGCTTCGGTCCGACGAGCCAACCTTCCAAGAGGTCCATTCGGATACACGGCCGCAACCTGACGCGCGAGATCAGCGATTTGCTTGGTGTTGCGAACAAAATCACCAGGCGGTATCGGCGACGAGCGCAGGATCCGCTCCAAGGGACGCTGATCGGCCCAATCGTATACCAGCTCACTGAAGCCTAGGTCTGGCATACGGGTCAACGGCAACTCTCGCACTCCCTCAAGACGCTGCAACTGGGTCGAGAGGTGTTCCAACTCCACAAAACGGTCAATCAACGGTCGGTGCGTCGAGCGCAACCCAACCCCCGTAAAGCTTGGACGTGGCTCGAACGTCATCCACGACAAGACGGCTGCAAAGCTTGGCTCATCGAGCTCTTCAAGCGCCAAGCTATCGAGCGCCAACGCCACAATAATGTCAGACTCCGCGTAGATGTTAGCCAACACCGCGCCCGTCGGTGTCAACGACCATCCCTTGGAAAATCCAAACGCCTCCATCACCGACAGAACGCGCTCGAAATAGCCTGAAAGTGCCGCTCGCCGCTGGCTGATGCGCTCCTGTAGCCGTGCGACCCTGCCCTCCTGTCGCAGTTCGACATCGCGACTGTGGCCTGTCTCAAGAAAATCCCGAGACGGCTCTACATGGTGGCGGGCCTTGAGGCTACGCTTGAGCTCCTTGGCCGCCTCACGCCGCAACAGCTCCTTGCGACCGCGCTCGATCTGTGGCAAGGTGATACGTTTTTGCATACGAGCCTCGCGCAGATGGGTTGCTCCAAGGGTGTAACCCCGGCCCGCCGGCGATACCGTTTGAATTTTCATTTGCCCGTGCCCGCGCTTGGCAACCGACAACACCACGAGCGACGCTCGGTGACGACTGCCATCACCTCCGGGTACCGAGATGACCGACCCGGGGACAACATGAACCTCGTCAACCGTCCCAAGCGAAGGATCCGGTCGACGTTGACGGCGTAGGCCCCGCAGCTCGGCCTCCAGTCGCACGACCTCCGCATCTTGGGAAAACTGGGCAAACGAGAGGTTCAACAACTCGCGCGCAGCTTCAGGCGTATAGCGTTTGACCAAGTTGGCAGCCATGTTGTAGGTCGGGCGGAACGAGCTGGTGATCGGGTAGAACTCTCCCTCGACCACACGAGCGACATCGGCAAATGCCACCCCGCCACCCCAGGCTACGTAACTGGTGCCTCGGCTGTCGATGCCACGACGACCTGCACGCCCGGAGAACTGTGTGTACTCACCCGGGGAGAGAATCTTATGCGTCTCACCGTTGAACTTGACCATCTTTTCGATCACCACCGATCGAGCCGGCATGTTGATACCCAGCGAAAGCGTCTCCGTCGCAAATACCACCTTGATCAGCAGCCGCTCAAAGCACTCCTCGACGATCTCGCGAAACGGTGGTATCAACCCAGCATGATGCGGTGCGAACCCGGCCTCGAGTTCCGCAAGGAACTCTGAGAAACCGAGCACCTTCAGGTCACGAGGGTCGAGTTTGGCCAGCCGTCGATCAACCACCTCACGCACGAGCCCACGCTCGACCGGAGTCGTCAGGCGCAGACCACTCGCCAGGGTCTCCTCGGCAGCAGCCTGGCAACCAGCGCGCGAAAAGATGAAGATGATTGCAGGCAACTCGCGATTAGCTGCGAGAAACTCAATGAGCTCCGGTCGTCCAACACCACGCGCCTTGGGTCCAAAGGAGCGTCGTGTGCTCGCCAGCCACGGAGGGTCAAGCTCTGATCCCTTTGGATTGGGACGACCCCCTTGCAAAACAGGGAGCGCCGACACCTGCCGAGAGCGACGATCAGCATAGAGATATCGATGATCGAGCGGCACCGGCCGACCTCGCGCCTCGACTACGGTCATTTGACCGCGCACCTCGCGCATCCACGCGGCGAAATCACTCACGTTGGATACCGTCGCGGAGAGACAGACGAGTCGAACGCTTCGGGGCAGGTGGATGATCACCTCCTCCCAGACCGATCCACGGTAGGGATTTTGCAGGTAGTGCACCTCATCGAGGACGACAAGACCCAAATCATCGAGCGACTCGATATTGGCGTAAATCATATTACGCAATACCTCAGTCGTCATCACGACAACCGGGGCACCTGGGTTGATAGCGTTATCGCCAGTCAAGAGACCGACGTTCTCAACGCCAAAGGCATGCACAAATTCGGCATACTTTTGATTCGAAAGTGCCTTAAGTGGCGTGGTGTAGAAGGTCCTCAGCCCAAGGTCGAGAGCGCGACATGCGCCAAACACACCCACGAGCGTCTTACCAGAGCCCGTGGGTGCTGCGACCAGAACAGATTCGTCTCGCAGAATAGCCCCGATAGCCTCCTCCTGGAACGGATCGAACTCAATGTCAATCCGACTCTCAAAGTGAGAGACAAAAGTCACGCATCGCCCCATTCGACACTTCGGTGCTCCAAGAAGGTGACCTTGAGCATTCAGCATCTCCATGCTCAAGCTTACCAGCGAACCGTTAGGTCTCCTGACGAGCGACCTTTGGCGAGCCTCGGAGAAGTATCCTGCCGACCAGAATGGCCAGTTCATAGAAGACCAGCAGCGGCACGGTCATTGCGGTCAAGGAATAAGGATCGTTACTCGGTATGAACACAGCCACGACCACGATGATGCCCAACCAGGCGTAACGCCGTCGCTTCCGTAAAGCCGTTGGCGAAACAGCACCAACCAGCTCCAAGACAATCAGGACAAGCGGGAACAAGAACGATACCCCGAAGGCGACCATCAACAACATCAAAAAGTTCAGGTAGTTCTGCGGCGTGTAAATTGCATGGACGTGGGCACCGGCAGCGGACTCAAAGAAGTGTAAGGCGTGAGGAAAGACCAGGTACGCGACCGCGGCACCAAACCCGAACAGCACAAGCGCACTGAGTACGAACGCAAGACCGTAACGACGCTCCTTGGTATGCAGGCCAGGGGAGATGAAGCGCCAGAGCTGCCATAAGACGATTGGGGAGGCAAAGAACAGCCCGGAGATGGCCGCAACCTTGAGCCGAATCGCGAACCCATCGAATGGACCGGTGACGTAGAGCCCACAGTTGTCCGCACCGTTGGTGACACACAGGGGATGCATCAGGAACGTCAAAATATCTGGATAGACGATGTAGCCCACCACTGCGCCAATCGAGACGGCGATGATGGAGATAATTAGTCGTTTTCTGAGCTCCCTGAGGTGCTCAACCATCGACATTTCATTAGCAGGCGTCGATTGCCGACGGTGGATTGAGAGGCCCATACTAGTTCAGGTCCGGAGATCCAAGAGTGTAGCCGGGGTTGGAGCCAAGCTCCCTTCTCGACTGCGATGCGGGCTGCTGGACAGCTGAAGACTCGGCACCGAGCATCGGGGCACTCGCAGACGTGGGCGGAGCCTGGGGAACCCGTGAGCTGGGTTGGAGAACGGAGTTGACCATCCTGACGGGCTGTAGGACCGAGCCAACCATACCGGCCGGCCCAAACATGGAAGTAACGGTGCCCGCGGTCTTGAGGGTCTCCCCGAGGAAGCCACTTACCGCGCTGTTGGGCAAATTGGTGGCGGCATTGATCTGGCTGGTCAGCGAGTCACGGTGCGTCCGTAACTTCGATAGCAGCTCACCGGCTTTCTTGGCCAGCTCTGGGAGGCGCTCCGGGCCCAGCAGAACGAGTGCCGCGATGGCGAGAAATGCCAACTTGACCGGGTCAATCTCCATATCCAACCTCCTTGGCGGTTAGGTACCCTATCGCATCATAGGCACGCGCCACCGTCGTTGCCGCCTTCGCCCTCGCTCGCTCACGACCCAGGGCCAACCAGGACTGTAGTTGGCCACGATCCGCAAGGAGGGTGTCGTATCGCTGGCGAATAGGGACAAGGTGATCGATCACGGCGTCGGCCGTCGCCGCTTTGAGATCACCGTAGCGATCGAAGTCCCCGGCCACATCTTTGGGGGCTCGGTCGGTAAGCGCACCCAAAATCTCCAGTAGGTTTCTCACGCCAGCGCGCTCCTGATCATCTTCCACATACTGTACTTCGTTGAAGAGATCGGTTTTGGCTTTCATAATCTTACGACGGATCTGCTCCTCGGAATCGAGCAGGTAAATGTTCCCTTGACTATCAGCGGAGGACTTGCTCATTTTGACCTCTGGCCGACTGAGATCCATCACTCGGGCGGCGACTTCGGGAATCACCGCCCGCGGAATCGTGAACACCTCGCCATAGGCACGATTGAAGCGCGTGGCGATCGTGCGCGTCAACTCGACATGCTGGGTTTGGTCTTCGCCAACTGGGACAAGATCCGTCTGATACAGCAAGATATCCGCCGCCATCAGTGCTGGATAGGTGAAGAGGCTTGCGCGGACCATGCTCTGACTCTTGGACTTCTCTTTGAACTGAATCATCCTGGAGAGCTCACCATAGGTTGCCGTTGACTCCATCAGCCACGCCAGTTGCGCGTGCTCTGGCACATGACTCTGGACGACCACAGTGGATCGATCCGGATCGATCCCCACCGCGAACAAGAGCGCCGCCATCTGCAAGGTTCCCTCTCGCAACGCGACGGGGTCATGCTCAACGGTTAAAGCATGCTGGTCAACGATCAAAAAGGTGGTGTCATACCGATCTTGTTGGCGACGCCATTGCCGAAAGGCACCGAGATAGTTACCAAGGGTCGCCTGCCCAGTCGGTTGCACCCCTGAAAGTACGCGTTCGCGCCCCACTAAACCAACTCCAATCCTCGTCGGCCCCGCACCTCGACACTAATCTCCAACGTCATAGACAGTGAATCCTGTTCACTATGTCCCGAGCCATCACGCACCCAACCGTCAACATCAACGCCTATGGTATCGACCGCTATGCTCTGACGACGCCAACGCGCTCCGCTACCATCGGACCCGCTGTGCAACCATCTAGCTCTCTTGTCATAGGGGGACCCTAGCCGCGCACCTCATGGGTTGCAAGACTCACGCAGGATCCACCACTACCTTTCAGACTAGCGCCATCGTCGCTCGATAATTGCCGGTGCGCTGGTACTCCAACACACACGACTGGAGCACCACAGCAGGTTTTTGGCTGGTGACACAACATGGAGCGTCGCTGGCGAGACAAGGTGAAGGTTTAGGCATACTCGCTCACTCACTACGGTCATCTCCCCACCGATGGTCTGTGTACACCCTGGGATGTGAGCACCGCGACCTGGCCCCGCCACCGGCATCACCGTCGATGTCGTCGCCCATTACTGTTCGTATTTGCCCTGGCTATAGCGAATCAGACGCTCGAGCCAGGTCGGATCTGCGAGCTGATGATGAAATGCGAGCAGATCGTCGTAGTTCACTGGAGGGCCAGTGAACTCATCGTGTGTGGTATCCGGCAGTCGCCAAAAATGGATCTTAACCCCTGATGAAACCAGGATCTCAACAATACGCTGGTCAACCGACCTGGAAACTACCATCGTACAACTCGGACAGCGAAAGACGTAGCTTGCCTGTCCATTGGATGAACAGAGCATCACGGTCATGGCGCTCGGCGTAATGTCGACGTCCCCGCATGTCGGGCATGAAGCTCTAATGATTGGCATAGCGACTCCCTTCGCACCTTCGAATTCATCCTGTGCTCCTGGTATCGGTACGTTCGCCCCTTTATCTGAGTCAAATCTCATAAGTTGCAAAAGTAAACATCCGACCAGCGATTCCCCTAGCGATGTCGCCCATTTGCCGCTTATGGACTGGAAAGGCAGCGATGTCCTCGTGCCCAGACTTGGACATCCGACCCAGATGACAAGGGCAACCATGAATCGCTCCGTTCATGGACCATGCGCCCCTAGGCACAATGGGGGCGTCGAGGATCCCCACGCGTAGGCCAAACCGCTCATTGGCCGCCTAGTAACACCACCGGAATCTTCGGAAACGGTGCCCCCACGGTAAGGCACCAACCTAAAAGAAGTGCCATTGAGAGAGCGGCCAGTAGATCAACACCACTCGACCGACGATCAGCGAACGTTGAATCGGGCCAAAGACACGTGAATCAGCCGAATCGCCTCGATTATCACCGAGGACGTAGTATTCGTTCTTCGGAATGTGGATCGGAGCACCCGAGGCCGTGTGAATACCATAGGTCTTCACCCCTTTGGGCAAGAACGGCTCGGCGATTGGCTTGCCGTTGATGTAGACCGATCCATCGTGGCTCCAGATCGTCTGCCCTGGAAGGCCGATGACTCGCTTGACAAGATAGTGGATGTCGGCTGGGGTGTGGTCGTCGGCTGGTTTGTGAAAGACGATGATGTTACCAAAACCGACCGAATGAAGATGATAGCTCAGCTTATCGACCACCATATGGTCGCCGATCTCGATGGTGGGTATCATCGAACCGGAGGGAACGAAAAAAGACTCAAAGACATAGGCTCGCACCAGCACAGCGGCGACGACGGCGACGACCACCACAATGAGCCAATTGCGAAGCGAATGAGATCTGCGGCTAGAACGTTTTGGCGTCGCCTTGGTCTCGGCATTGGCAAGATCTTCGCTCATAACCCAGCAATCAACCTCTCCACCCGGTCATCATAGGATGCAAACGGATCCTTCAACATCACTGTTCGCTGTGCCTGATCGTTCAACTTCAGGTGCACCCAATCTACCGTATAGTCCCTGTGGTGCGCCTTAGCCGCGGCAATAAACTCACCCCGCAGCCTGGCCCTCGTCGTCTGTGGGGGGATGTCGACCGCTCGCTTGATGCGGGCCTCGTCGACCAGTTCAACCGTACGTCCATGTTCGACAAGCTTGTAATAGATACCCCGACGCCGATTGATGTCGTGATACTGAAGGTCGACCAGCGATACTTGTGGATGCGAGAGCGGGAGTGAATGCCGAGCCCGATAGTCCTCGATGAGCCGATACTTGGTTACCCAGTCGACACGTCCCTCAAGCCTCATTGGATCCTCGCGAAGCGCCTCGAGCGCCTCACCCCACATGCTCAATGCTCGTTGCTCATCCGGCGGGATCGAGTGGCCCGTCACGAATCGCTGAACGCGCTCGAAATAGCTCTCCTGGATTTCGAGCGCCGTCATCTCGCGCCCGTTGACCAACCGAACCCGCTTGGTCAACGACTGGTCATGGGAGATCTCTCGAATCGCTCTGATTGGATTCTCCATCGACAGATCTCGAAGCACGACATCATGCTCAAGCATCCGTAGCACCAGCGACATCGCCCCAACCTTGAGATAGGTTGCCCATTGCGACATGTTGGAGTCGCCGACGATCACGTGAAGGCGGCGAAAACGCTCGGCATCGGCATGTGGCTCATCGCGGGTATTGATAATCGGCCGCGAACGCGTAGTGGCCGAGGAGACGCCCTCCCAGATGTGCTCGGCTCTCTGTGATAGGGTGTAGACAGGACCTCGTGAGGTGAGCAAAACTTTGCCAGCTCCAGCGTAGATCTGTCTCGTAACAAGGAATGGAATCAGTACCTCGACAAGCCGAGAAAGATCATCGACCCGCAAGGTTAAAAAATTTTCATGACAACCGTACGAGTTGCCGGCGGAGTCGGTGTTGTTTTTTAACAGGTAAACCGAGCCACGGATCCCCTCTTCGCGCATCCTGACCTCTGCCGAATAGGCCAAGGACTCCAGGATCAACTCGCCAGCCTTATCGTGGCTGACCAGGTCGT
Encoded proteins:
- a CDS encoding FAD-dependent thymidylate synthase translates to MTNYLPEMFTDQERSVLERYVTNLDGPVFCIHNVPQELAAALFARYSRSNKSLRRIFLDEFADDLSDAGAGSSLGDTSRTRALMGKVIGEYGDDSVAQLGVAHVAVEQVSTVLTRTMERHRLLSFLEQSTRYVNLASLRPDGSFRVVVPEELDGELGLHYQRIVAQEFALYASVYDIMFARFVEGLPQEDVASIRAARAAALDIARGCLPMATMTNVGIVGSAQALEYLVVRLRAIGSVESRLIADEIAREVAKVLGPLVARMDRPERGGRWTSYLAERGVGMEAVIDRLLPRALTEPPTPFAAPLVRLLEADPNGEQEVIAWMLYERSGLEFAACRRRAREFSEAQLSELFDAYVGDRDNRRHKPSRAWEMTAYTFEIETDYGSYRDLARHRLLTLLEQDPVHVGGYQVDERLIEEGLLERIDPVFGDAFRFADDVRDDLRASARMVLPMAARVRFALRLNARELLHMVELRSQPQGHPVYRKIAQEMYRLLESVGHHRIAASMQFVDLDDHILGRKAQEQRTIQKLQK
- a CDS encoding DEAD/DEAH box helicase, encoding MTFVSHFESRIDIEFDPFQEEAIGAILRDESVLVAAPTGSGKTLVGVFGACRALDLGLRTFYTTPLKALSNQKYAEFVHAFGVENVGLLTGDNAINPGAPVVVMTTEVLRNMIYANIESLDDLGLVVLDEVHYLQNPYRGSVWEEVIIHLPRSVRLVCLSATVSNVSDFAAWMREVRGQMTVVEARGRPVPLDHRYLYADRRSRQVSALPVLQGGRPNPKGSELDPPWLASTRRSFGPKARGVGRPELIEFLAANRELPAIIFIFSRAGCQAAAEETLASGLRLTTPVERGLVREVVDRRLAKLDPRDLKVLGFSEFLAELEAGFAPHHAGLIPPFREIVEECFERLLIKVVFATETLSLGINMPARSVVIEKMVKFNGETHKILSPGEYTQFSGRAGRRGIDSRGTSYVAWGGGVAFADVARVVEGEFYPITSSFRPTYNMAANLVKRYTPEAARELLNLSFAQFSQDAEVVRLEAELRGLRRQRRPDPSLGTVDEVHVVPGSVISVPGGDGSRHRASLVVLSVAKRGHGQMKIQTVSPAGRGYTLGATHLREARMQKRITLPQIERGRKELLRREAAKELKRSLKARHHVEPSRDFLETGHSRDVELRQEGRVARLQERISQRRAALSGYFERVLSVMEAFGFSKGWSLTPTGAVLANIYAESDIIVALALDSLALEELDEPSFAAVLSWMTFEPRPSFTGVGLRSTHRPLIDRFVELEHLSTQLQRLEGVRELPLTRMPDLGFSELVYDWADQRPLERILRSSPIPPGDFVRNTKQIADLARQVAAVYPNGPLGRLARRTEASIVRGIVALSSEVTVPDDQVGQFGGEPDVDVVGL
- the tatC gene encoding twin-arginine translocase subunit TatC, with the protein product MVEHLRELRKRLIISIIAVSIGAVVGYIVYPDILTFLMHPLCVTNGADNCGLYVTGPFDGFAIRLKVAAISGLFFASPIVLWQLWRFISPGLHTKERRYGLAFVLSALVLFGFGAAVAYLVFPHALHFFESAAGAHVHAIYTPQNYLNFLMLLMVAFGVSFLFPLVLIVLELVGAVSPTALRKRRRYAWLGIIVVVAVFIPSNDPYSLTAMTVPLLVFYELAILVGRILLRGSPKVARQET
- a CDS encoding twin-arginine translocase TatA/TatE family subunit; the encoded protein is MEIDPVKLAFLAIAALVLLGPERLPELAKKAGELLSKLRTHRDSLTSQINAATNLPNSAVSGFLGETLKTAGTVTSMFGPAGMVGSVLQPVRMVNSVLQPSSRVPQAPPTSASAPMLGAESSAVQQPASQSRRELGSNPGYTLGSPDLN
- the trpS gene encoding tryptophan--tRNA ligase, whose amino-acid sequence is MGRERVLSGVQPTGQATLGNYLGAFRQWRRQQDRYDTTFLIVDQHALTVEHDPVALREGTLQMAALLFAVGIDPDRSTVVVQSHVPEHAQLAWLMESTATYGELSRMIQFKEKSKSQSMVRASLFTYPALMAADILLYQTDLVPVGEDQTQHVELTRTIATRFNRAYGEVFTIPRAVIPEVAARVMDLSRPEVKMSKSSADSQGNIYLLDSEEQIRRKIMKAKTDLFNEVQYVEDDQERAGVRNLLEILGALTDRAPKDVAGDFDRYGDLKAATADAVIDHLVPIRQRYDTLLADRGQLQSWLALGRERARAKAATTVARAYDAIGYLTAKEVGYGD
- the lepB gene encoding signal peptidase I, with the translated sequence MSEDLANAETKATPKRSSRRSHSLRNWLIVVVVAVVAAVLVRAYVFESFFVPSGSMIPTIEIGDHMVVDKLSYHLHSVGFGNIIVFHKPADDHTPADIHYLVKRVIGLPGQTIWSHDGSVYINGKPIAEPFLPKGVKTYGIHTASGAPIHIPKNEYYVLGDNRGDSADSRVFGPIQRSLIVGRVVLIYWPLSQWHFF
- the pafA gene encoding Pup--protein ligase; protein product: MSKVGELDRRIFGIENEYGVTCTLRGQRRLSPDEVARYLFRRVVSWGRSSNVFLENGARLYLDVGSHPEYATPECDTLDDLVSHDKAGELILESLAYSAEVRMREEGIRGSVYLLKNNTDSAGNSYGCHENFLTLRVDDLSRLVEVLIPFLVTRQIYAGAGKVLLTSRGPVYTLSQRAEHIWEGVSSATTRSRPIINTRDEPHADAERFRRLHVIVGDSNMSQWATYLKVGAMSLVLRMLEHDVVLRDLSMENPIRAIREISHDQSLTKRVRLVNGREMTALEIQESYFERVQRFVTGHSIPPDEQRALSMWGEALEALREDPMRLEGRVDWVTKYRLIEDYRARHSLPLSHPQVSLVDLQYHDINRRRGIYYKLVEHGRTVELVDEARIKRAVDIPPQTTRARLRGEFIAAAKAHHRDYTVDWVHLKLNDQAQRTVMLKDPFASYDDRVERLIAGL